From one Actinomycetota bacterium genomic stretch:
- a CDS encoding RecX family transcriptional regulator: protein MAATRRVSRRAPLPGQSAPLGEGEGVFVHEPAPAGIAADADSGADRSGGEDRRPRGTARDGALRLLTFRARSRRELRDRLLRAGFDAAEVDDALDGLEAVGLIDDRRLAEAVVEHAVTVRMAGRRSVVGALRARRIDSDVAEDVLGGADPAGDEHQRAHDLAARRAARLRGLEPEVAFRRLASFLARRGYSPGLAREAAARALAVGPDGEA, encoded by the coding sequence TTGGCGGCAACCAGGAGGGTTTCCCGGCGCGCCCCCCTCCCCGGGCAGAGCGCCCCGCTCGGGGAGGGGGAGGGCGTCTTCGTTCACGAGCCCGCGCCCGCGGGCATCGCAGCGGATGCGGACTCCGGTGCGGACAGGTCCGGGGGGGAGGATCGGCGGCCCCGCGGAACCGCTCGCGACGGGGCCCTGCGACTGCTGACCTTCCGTGCCAGGAGCCGCCGCGAGCTGCGGGACCGGCTCCTGCGAGCGGGGTTCGACGCGGCCGAGGTGGACGACGCCCTGGACGGCCTCGAGGCCGTGGGGTTGATCGACGACCGGCGGCTGGCCGAGGCGGTGGTGGAGCACGCGGTCACCGTGCGGATGGCGGGGCGCCGGTCGGTCGTGGGCGCCCTTCGGGCGCGGCGAATCGACTCGGACGTCGCCGAGGACGTCCTGGGCGGGGCCGACCCGGCCGGGGACGAGCACCAGCGGGCCCACGACCTGGCCGCTCGTCGCGCTGCCCGTCTCCGAGGGTTGGAGCCAGAGGTCGCGTTCCGGCGGCTCGCCTCCTTCCTGGCCCGGCGGGGCTACTCTCCCGGGCTGGCCCGGGAGGCCGCGGCCCGCGCGCTCGCCGTGGGCCCGGACGGCGAGGCCTGA
- the rny gene encoding ribonuclease Y, with protein sequence MPWLIAVIALIVGAAGGVLARKHLVSSRVQTAETRAEKLVLDAEREAQLRVQQSLQEVKEEIAAMRREAEEDVRQRRTEVKQQEERLTRREDAQDQKLAEIQRRDQELRKRDQDLERIRGQLEKAAEQQRRQLEVVARMTATEAREALTNQVVADAKRAAMGTIREIEQQAREEGEQRARKIVTIAIQRVASEQTAESTVSVFPLPSDDMKGRIIGREGRNIRAFEALTGVNLIIDDTPEAVVLSCFDPVRRETARLTLEKLVSDGRIHPARIEEMYERSTREVEEAIKRAGEEALDDVGITDVHPEMVKVLGRLRYRTSYGQNVLKHLVESAHIGAGLAAELGVDPRLVKRCALMHDIGKAVTHEVEGSHALIGAELARRLKEPPEVVHAIESHHGEVEQRTIEAVLAQVADQISGGRPGARRESLETYVKRLERLEEICTSHSGVEKTFAMQAGREVRVMVKPESVDDLAAQVLARDIAKQVEEELQYPGQIKITVVRETRAVEFAK encoded by the coding sequence ATGCCCTGGCTGATTGCAGTGATCGCACTGATCGTAGGGGCTGCCGGCGGAGTGCTGGCTCGCAAGCACCTGGTGTCCTCGAGAGTCCAGACCGCCGAGACCCGGGCCGAGAAGCTGGTCCTGGACGCCGAGCGCGAGGCCCAGCTCCGGGTCCAGCAGTCCCTACAGGAGGTAAAGGAAGAGATCGCCGCCATGCGGCGGGAGGCGGAGGAGGACGTCCGCCAGCGCCGCACGGAGGTGAAGCAGCAGGAGGAACGCTTGACCCGGCGGGAGGACGCGCAGGACCAGAAGCTCGCCGAGATCCAGCGGCGCGACCAGGAGCTCCGCAAGCGCGACCAGGACCTTGAACGGATCCGGGGGCAGCTGGAGAAGGCCGCCGAACAGCAGCGCCGCCAGCTCGAGGTCGTGGCCAGGATGACGGCCACGGAGGCCCGCGAGGCCCTCACCAACCAGGTGGTCGCCGATGCCAAGCGCGCGGCCATGGGGACCATCCGGGAGATCGAGCAGCAGGCCCGGGAAGAGGGCGAGCAGCGGGCCCGGAAGATCGTCACCATCGCCATCCAGCGGGTGGCCTCCGAGCAGACCGCCGAGTCCACCGTCTCCGTGTTCCCCCTGCCGTCCGACGACATGAAGGGCCGCATCATCGGCCGGGAGGGCCGCAACATCCGGGCCTTCGAGGCCCTCACCGGCGTGAACCTGATCATCGACGACACCCCCGAGGCCGTGGTGCTGTCGTGCTTCGACCCCGTGCGCCGGGAGACCGCCCGCCTGACCCTGGAGAAGCTGGTCTCCGACGGACGCATCCATCCCGCCCGCATCGAGGAGATGTACGAGCGGTCCACCCGCGAGGTGGAGGAGGCCATCAAGCGAGCGGGGGAGGAGGCCCTGGACGACGTCGGGATCACCGACGTCCACCCCGAGATGGTGAAGGTGCTGGGGCGCCTGCGGTACCGCACCTCGTACGGCCAGAACGTGCTCAAGCACCTCGTCGAGTCGGCGCACATCGGGGCCGGCCTGGCGGCCGAGCTGGGGGTCGATCCGCGACTGGTGAAGCGGTGCGCCCTCATGCACGACATCGGCAAGGCCGTCACCCACGAGGTCGAGGGCTCGCACGCGCTGATCGGGGCCGAGCTGGCTCGCCGGCTGAAGGAGCCGCCGGAGGTCGTCCACGCTATCGAGTCGCATCACGGCGAGGTGGAGCAGCGCACCATCGAGGCGGTGCTGGCCCAGGTGGCCGACCAGATCTCCGGAGGCCGTCCGGGAGCGCGCCGGGAGTCGCTGGAGACCTACGTGAAGCGCCTGGAGCGGCTGGAGGAGATCTGCACCTCCCATTCCGGGGTGGAGAAGACCTTCGCCATGCAGGCCGGGCGGGAGGTCCGGGTCATGGTCAAGCCGGAGTCCGTGGACGACCTGGCCGCCCAGGTCCTGGCCAGGGACATCGCGAAGCAGGTCGAGGAGGAGCTCCAGTACCCCGGGCAGATCAAGATCACCGTGGTGCGGGAGACCCGCGCGGTCGAGTTCGCGAAATAG
- the miaB gene encoding tRNA (N6-isopentenyl adenosine(37)-C2)-methylthiotransferase MiaB, with translation MNAHDSERIAGLLQADGLVPTEEVGDAEVVVFNTCAVRENADNRLYGQLGHLKPLKDRNPGMRIVVAGCLAQKDQGTILERAPWVDVVVGTHALGSLMDLLDRARSDGPQMDVREYTEVFPSALPAVRGDRHRAWVSVSVGCDNRCTFCIVPLVRGAQRSRALGDVLAEVQGLARAGVVEVTLLGQNVNTYGRDITVPGSSRRPLFADLLRTVNEVEGIRRIRFTSPHPAHFTDDVIAAMAECERVCEHIHFPLQSGSDRVLHLMNRSYRQARYLAWVRRIRAAIPGIAMSTDIIVGFPGETEDDFRQTLCVVEEARFDSAYTFQYSPRAGTRAAGFEEQVPKEVVQERFERLVTLQEGISLQRNRALVGQTVEVLVEGEGRKGGPQGRTRTNKVVHFDGRAEPGEFLEVLVTAAHPHHLTARPVREPAAAAARS, from the coding sequence ATGAACGCGCACGACTCCGAGCGGATCGCCGGGCTGCTCCAGGCGGACGGGCTGGTCCCCACCGAGGAGGTCGGCGACGCGGAGGTCGTGGTGTTCAACACCTGCGCGGTCCGCGAGAACGCCGACAACCGCCTGTACGGCCAGCTGGGACACCTGAAGCCGCTCAAGGACCGGAATCCCGGCATGCGAATCGTGGTGGCGGGGTGCCTGGCCCAGAAGGACCAGGGCACCATCCTGGAGCGAGCTCCGTGGGTGGACGTCGTCGTCGGGACGCACGCCCTGGGGTCGCTCATGGACCTCCTCGACCGGGCTCGGTCGGATGGCCCCCAGATGGACGTCCGGGAGTACACCGAGGTGTTCCCCAGCGCCCTCCCGGCGGTCCGGGGCGACCGGCACCGGGCCTGGGTGTCGGTCAGCGTGGGGTGCGACAACCGCTGCACGTTCTGCATCGTGCCGCTGGTCCGGGGGGCCCAGCGATCCCGCGCCCTCGGCGACGTCCTGGCGGAGGTCCAGGGGCTGGCCCGGGCAGGTGTCGTCGAGGTCACCCTGCTGGGCCAGAACGTGAACACGTACGGCCGCGACATCACCGTTCCCGGATCGAGCCGGCGCCCGCTGTTCGCCGATCTGCTGCGCACCGTGAACGAGGTGGAGGGCATCCGGCGCATCCGGTTCACCAGCCCGCACCCTGCCCACTTCACCGACGACGTCATCGCTGCCATGGCCGAGTGCGAGCGGGTGTGCGAGCACATCCACTTCCCGCTCCAGTCGGGCTCTGACCGGGTGCTGCACCTGATGAACCGGTCGTACCGTCAGGCCCGCTACCTCGCCTGGGTGCGCCGGATCCGGGCAGCCATCCCGGGCATCGCGATGTCCACGGACATCATCGTGGGGTTCCCCGGCGAGACCGAGGACGACTTCCGCCAGACCCTGTGCGTGGTGGAGGAAGCCCGGTTCGACTCCGCCTACACGTTCCAGTACTCGCCTCGGGCCGGAACGCGCGCGGCGGGCTTCGAGGAGCAGGTCCCGAAAGAGGTGGTCCAGGAGCGGTTCGAGCGGCTGGTGACGCTCCAGGAGGGGATCTCGCTCCAACGCAACCGAGCGCTCGTGGGGCAGACGGTCGAGGTGCTGGTGGAGGGCGAGGGACGAAAGGGCGGGCCGCAGGGCCGGACCCGCACCAACAAGGTCGTCCACTTCGACGGCCGGGCCGAGCCGGGCGAGTTCCTGGAGGTCCTGGTGACGGCCGCGCACCCGCACCACCTCACCGCCCGCCCCGTTCGGGAGCCGGCGGCCGCCGCGGCCCGGTCGTGA
- the miaA gene encoding tRNA (adenosine(37)-N6)-dimethylallyltransferase MiaA yields the protein MTLLALVGPTASGKTEAGIALAERLAAEIVSVDSMLVYRRMDVGTAKPTTAQRARVPHHLLDVAEPGETFSVARFQELARAAVDDIERRGRRPLLVGGSGLYFRAVVDGLDFPGTDPEVRRELETEAVAVGARPLHDRLRSFDPAAAGKIEPANVRRTVRALEVAAVTGRPFSSYAEAWEEFPAGRVRAAGIGMDPAVLRERIEGRIRHMVAAGFVEEVRALVADGLGPSLTASQAIGYAEMVHHLAGRISLEDAVASTVKRTRALARRQMAWFRRDPRIRWFPVGPEGAKAVVDDLLEHYGDG from the coding sequence GTGACCCTGCTCGCGCTGGTCGGCCCCACCGCTTCGGGGAAGACCGAGGCCGGGATCGCCCTGGCGGAGCGCCTCGCTGCGGAGATCGTCTCGGTCGACTCCATGCTGGTCTACCGGCGGATGGACGTGGGAACGGCGAAGCCCACGACGGCCCAGCGGGCCCGCGTTCCCCACCACCTGTTGGACGTGGCGGAGCCGGGGGAGACGTTCTCGGTGGCCCGGTTCCAGGAGCTGGCCCGAGCCGCGGTGGACGACATCGAGCGGCGGGGGCGCCGCCCGCTGCTGGTGGGCGGCTCGGGGCTGTACTTCCGGGCCGTCGTGGACGGGCTGGACTTCCCGGGAACCGACCCCGAGGTCCGGCGGGAGCTCGAGACCGAGGCCGTGGCGGTGGGCGCCCGGCCCCTCCACGACCGCCTGCGGTCCTTCGACCCGGCCGCGGCGGGCAAGATCGAACCCGCCAACGTCCGGCGGACCGTGCGGGCCCTGGAGGTCGCGGCGGTGACGGGTCGCCCGTTCTCCAGCTACGCGGAAGCCTGGGAGGAGTTCCCGGCGGGGCGGGTCCGTGCGGCGGGGATCGGGATGGACCCGGCCGTGCTCCGCGAACGGATCGAGGGGCGGATCCGGCACATGGTCGCCGCCGGGTTCGTGGAGGAGGTCCGGGCGCTGGTGGCGGACGGGCTGGGTCCATCCCTCACCGCCAGCCAGGCCATCGGGTACGCTGAGATGGTCCACCACCTGGCCGGCCGGATCAGCCTGGAGGACGCCGTCGCCAGCACGGTGAAGCGAACGCGAGCGCTGGCCAGGCGGCAGATGGCGTGGTTCCGGCGCGATCCCCGGATCCGGTGGTTCCCGGTGGGCCCGGAGGGGGCGAAGGCGGTCGTCGACGATCTCCTGGAGCACTACGGCGATGGGTGA